The DNA region GGTCGAGATCGCAAACATCCGTGAACAGTGTTCATGGGTACACAAGGATATGCCTACAGGTACAGAAAAGGCTATCATCCTCGGTAAGGCAGCTGTTGCTAAGGTAAGCCTCAACGCTCCTCTTACACCAGGCGAAAGCCCTGTTACAAAGCGTGCCCTCGTTATCGGCGGCGGTATCGCAGGTATCCAGACAGCTCTCGACATCGCAGATGCAGGCTTCCCTGTTGACATCGTTGAAACAAAGCCTACTATCGGCGGTAAGATGGCTCAGCTCGACAAGACATTCCCTACACTCGACTGTGCAGCATGTATCCTCACTCCTAAGATGGTTGAAGTTGCACAGAACGAAAATATCAGAATCTTCTCATACAGCGAAGTAACAGATATCAAGGGCTTTGTTGGTAACTTCGACGTTACTATCAAGAGACGTGCACGTTACGTTAAGGAAGACCTCTGTACAGGATGCGGCGCATGTACTGAAAAATGTCCTCAGAAGAAGGTTCCTAACGAGTTCAACCTCGGAATGGACAACCGCCGCGCTATTTACATTCCGTTTGCACAGGCAGTTCCTAAGGTAGCAACTATCGACCCGAACTACTGCACAATGCTCAAGACAGGCAAGTGCGGTGTATGTTCAAAGGTTTGTACAGCAGGTGCTATCGACTACCAGGCAAAGGACGAATTTGTTGAAGAAAAGTACGGTGCTATCGTAGCAGCTACAGGCTTCAACCCAATCTCAATGGATAAGTTCGATGAATTTGCTTACTCACAGTCACCTGACGTAGTAACTTCACTCGAATTCGAAAGACTTATGAACGCAGCCGGTCCTACAGCCGGTACTCTCCTCCGTCCTTCAGACCACGAACATCCGCACACTATCGTATTCGTACAGTGCGTAGGTTCAAGATGTTCTTCATGTGCTGAAAAAGGCAAGGAATACTGCTCAAAGATCTGCTGTATGTACACAGCTAAACACGCAATGCTTACTCGCGACAAGTATCCTGATACTGACGTTTATGTATTCTACATCGACGTTCGTACACCTGGTAAGGCTTTCGACGAGTTCTATCGCCGTGCCGTTGAAGACTACGGTGTTCACTACATCAAGGGTATGGTCGGCAAGGTAGTTCCTGAAGGCAAGAAACTCAAGGTTCAGGCTTCAGACCTCCTCGCAAACAAGCAGCTCCACATAGATGCAGACCTCGTAGTTCTCGCTGCTGCGATCGAACCAGACAAGTCTGCACGTCCTCTCGCTACAATGCTCACAGCTAGTATGGATACAAACGACTTCTTCACAGAAGCTCATCCGAAGCTCCGTCCTGTAGAAAGCCCGACAGCCGGCGTATTCCTCTCAGGTACATGCCAGGGTCCTAAGGACATTCCGGAAACAGTATCACAGGCTGGCGCAGCAGCATCAAAGGTAATCG from Ruminococcus sp. HUN007 includes:
- a CDS encoding CoB--CoM heterodisulfide reductase iron-sulfur subunit A family protein, coding for MQRIGVFVCHCGTNIAATVDVKAVAEALKSEPGVVFSTDYQYMCSQAGQDIIKNAIAEHKLTGIVVCSCSPRMHENTFRKTAAAAGLNSYMVEIANIREQCSWVHKDMPTGTEKAIILGKAAVAKVSLNAPLTPGESPVTKRALVIGGGIAGIQTALDIADAGFPVDIVETKPTIGGKMAQLDKTFPTLDCAACILTPKMVEVAQNENIRIFSYSEVTDIKGFVGNFDVTIKRRARYVKEDLCTGCGACTEKCPQKKVPNEFNLGMDNRRAIYIPFAQAVPKVATIDPNYCTMLKTGKCGVCSKVCTAGAIDYQAKDEFVEEKYGAIVAATGFNPISMDKFDEFAYSQSPDVVTSLEFERLMNAAGPTAGTLLRPSDHEHPHTIVFVQCVGSRCSSCAEKGKEYCSKICCMYTAKHAMLTRDKYPDTDVYVFYIDVRTPGKAFDEFYRRAVEDYGVHYIKGMVGKVVPEGKKLKVQASDLLANKQLHIDADLVVLAAAIEPDKSARPLATMLTASMDTNDFFTEAHPKLRPVESPTAGVFLSGTCQGPKDIPETVSQAGAAASKVIGLLSKDKLTGNPCVAHSDENMCNGCSTCANVCPYGAITYQDKEFRMPDRTTKMRRIAVVNEAVCQGCGCCTVACMSGAMDLKGFMNKQIMAEVDAICK